A genome region from Clupea harengus chromosome 7, Ch_v2.0.2, whole genome shotgun sequence includes the following:
- the LOC116221186 gene encoding tripartite motif-containing protein 16-like, which yields MAEAAPNNYELCTCPICLDLFRDPVTTNCGHTYCKGCITSCWDREDQKGVYSCPQCRQTFTPRPVLNKNNIVAELVEQIKKTRIQVAAPVACTAGPGNVECDVCTGTKLKAVKSCLDCLLSYCETHFKVHNDVNPGRKHSVIDATGQLQERICSHHEKVFEIFCRTDQSCICYLCTMYEHKGHDTVSAAAERTDKQRQLGQTQRRFQQRIQEREKELQKLRKAVKTLKSSAQTAVDDSERIFTEMIRSIERRRSEVKELIRDQEKAEVSQAEGLLKRLEQEIAELKRRDAELEQLSHTEDDIHFLKTFQSVSETPESKDLSCISVRQGLSFEAVKKSVSSLKTQLENFCKEEVMKISASVTEVQAVLPLEPTTREDFLQYSCHFTLDPNTAFRHLHLSEGNRRVEKRDELQSYPDHPERFDGWEQVLCREGVSGRCYWEVEWSGEWWVYISVSYKSISRKGGGEKCVFGWNDQSWSLFLSSSSSSFWHNNKDTDLPLVASSRIGVYVDHRAGTLAFYSISDTMTLLHRVKTTFTHTLHPGFRLNCVGASVKLL from the exons ATGGCAGAAGCGGCTCCAAATAACTACGAACTTTGTACATGTCCGATTTGTTTGGATCTTTTTAGGGATCCAGTGACTACTAATTGTGGACACACTTACTGTAAAGGCTGCATTACGAGCTGCTGGGATCGGGAAGATCAGAAgggagtctacagctgcccccagtgcagacagacgttcACCCCAAGAcccgttttaaacaaaaataatattgttGCTGAACTTGTGGAACAGATCAAGAAGACCAGAATCCAAGTTGCTGCTCCTGTTGCATGTACTGCTGGGCCTGGaaatgtggagtgtgacgtctgcactgggacaaaactcaaagctgtgaagtcctgtctggattgtctgttgtcttactgtgaaactcacttcAAAGTTCACAATGATGTCAACCCCGGAAGAAAACACTCAGTTATTGATGCCACAGGCCAGCTACAGGAGAGGATCTGCTCCCATCATGAGaaggtttttgaaatattttgtcgaaCCGATCAGAGTTGTATCTGCTATCTGTGCACGATGTACGAacataaaggccatgacacagtctcagctgcagcagaacggacagacaaacag aggcagttggggcagacccagaggagattccagcagagaatccaggagagagagaaggagctgcagaagctgaggaaggctgtgaagactctcaag agctctgcacagacagcagtggatgacagtgagaggatcttcactgagatgatccgctccattgagagaaggcgctctgaggtgaaagagctgatcagagatcaggagaaggctgaggtgagtcaggctgaaggactcctgaagcgactggagcaggagattgctgagctgaagaggagagatgctgagctggagcagctttcacacacagaggatgacatccatttcctcaag actttccagtcagtcagtgagacacctgagtctaaagacttatcctgcatctctgtgaggcaaggcctctcttttgaggctgtgaagaaatctgtctcctcactaaagacacagctggagaatttctgCAAGGAAGAAGTCATGAAGATATCTGCATCAG tgactgaagtccaggctgttttgcctcttgaacctacaaccagagaggatttcctacaat actcctgtcacttcacactggacccaaacacagcattcagacacctccatctgtctgaggggaacaggagggtggagaagagagatgagctccagtcatatcctgatcatccagagagatttgatgggtgggagcaggtgctgtgtagagagggtgtgtctggacgctgctactgggaggttgagtggagtggggagtggtgggtttatatatcagtctcatataaaagcatcagcaggaaaggaggaggtgaaaagtgtgtgtttggatggaatgatcagtcctggagtctgttcctctccagcagcagctcctctttCTGGCACAATAATAAAGACACTgatctccctctagtggccagctccagaataggagtgtatgtggatcacagggcaggaactctggccttctacagcatctctgacacaatgaccctcctgcacagagtcaagaccacattcactcacacactccaccctggGTTTAGGCTTAATTGTGTTGGCGCATCAGTGAAGCTGTTGTGA